In one window of Tumebacillus algifaecis DNA:
- the spoIIR gene encoding stage II sporulation protein R — MMNWVAKIREAVQKVNKRVVVALLLAAMLGTGMLMAPMNGQAVATEAVLVPEEQQQGVQLQQGQSIPGDAIRLRIIANSDKPEDQQLKRDIRDQIIAAIAQEVAGLQTAEAAHEAIRLAVPQMNEIAQRVIEAQGYSYQAVTDFGRVPFPTKMYGSEVYPAGEYEALRIQIGEAQGQNWWCVLFPPLCFVDLSNGDAVQAKDMETAAITTVALKDAAGEEQEVEVRSAFFDKLSAWWDGFTDSIGGFFA; from the coding sequence ATGATGAACTGGGTGGCAAAGATTCGTGAAGCGGTGCAGAAAGTGAACAAGCGCGTGGTCGTCGCCCTGCTGCTGGCGGCGATGCTCGGGACGGGGATGCTGATGGCGCCGATGAACGGGCAGGCGGTCGCGACAGAAGCGGTGCTGGTTCCAGAAGAGCAACAACAAGGTGTACAGCTTCAGCAAGGGCAGTCCATTCCGGGCGACGCGATCCGCCTGCGCATCATTGCGAACAGCGACAAGCCGGAGGATCAGCAGTTGAAGCGCGACATCCGCGACCAGATCATCGCGGCGATCGCACAAGAAGTAGCAGGTTTGCAGACGGCAGAAGCGGCGCATGAAGCGATTCGTCTCGCCGTGCCGCAGATGAATGAGATCGCCCAGCGCGTGATCGAGGCACAAGGCTACTCGTACCAAGCGGTGACCGACTTTGGCCGCGTGCCGTTTCCGACCAAGATGTACGGCTCCGAAGTGTATCCGGCAGGCGAGTATGAGGCGCTGCGCATTCAGATCGGGGAAGCACAAGGTCAAAACTGGTGGTGCGTGCTGTTCCCGCCGCTGTGCTTTGTTGATCTGAGCAACGGCGATGCGGTTCAGGCGAAAGACATGGAAACTGCGGCGATCACGACGGTAGCGCTAAAAGACGCGGCGGGCGAGGAGCAGGAAGTGGAAGTGCGCTCCGCTTTCTTTGACAAACTGTC